Proteins encoded within one genomic window of Prauserella marina:
- a CDS encoding 5-formyltetrahydrofolate cyclo-ligase produces the protein MAELDTGVSAAKQAVKEHVWDTLEQERVALFPGARRRIPNFVTAEEAAAMLAAQPEWAAATVVKANPDSPQLPVRSRVLASGKYLYMAVPKLAASQPFVLVDPARLTISPRRAAAKDWALSVGEPVAVADLRPVDLVVCGSVAVNRLGARIGKGGGYADIEFALLVDAGLVDERTTIVTTVHESQVFDEPLPETDHDFRVDVIVTPDEVIRVPVTKPRPGLMWDQLSEEKIASIPVLAALRPEQPE, from the coding sequence ATGGCCGAACTCGACACCGGGGTCAGCGCCGCGAAGCAGGCGGTGAAGGAACACGTGTGGGACACCCTCGAACAGGAAAGGGTCGCGCTCTTTCCGGGTGCGAGGAGGCGAATTCCGAACTTCGTCACCGCGGAGGAGGCCGCGGCGATGCTCGCGGCGCAACCGGAGTGGGCAGCGGCGACGGTCGTGAAGGCCAATCCGGACAGTCCCCAGCTGCCGGTGCGCTCCAGGGTGCTCGCCTCAGGCAAGTACCTCTACATGGCGGTGCCGAAGCTCGCGGCCTCTCAGCCCTTCGTACTGGTCGATCCGGCAAGGCTGACCATCAGTCCCCGTAGGGCGGCTGCCAAGGACTGGGCGCTCTCGGTCGGAGAGCCGGTCGCCGTCGCCGACCTGCGGCCCGTCGATCTGGTGGTGTGCGGTTCGGTCGCGGTCAACCGGCTCGGCGCGAGGATCGGCAAGGGCGGAGGCTACGCGGACATCGAGTTCGCGCTGCTCGTCGACGCGGGCCTCGTCGACGAGCGCACCACGATCGTGACGACGGTGCACGAATCGCAGGTCTTCGACGAGCCGCTGCCGGAGACCGACCACGACTTCCGGGTCGACGTGATCGTGACCCCGGACGAGGTCATCAGGGTGCCGGTGACGAAGCCGAGGCCGGGACTGATGTGGGACCAGCTCTCCGAGGAGAAGATCGCGAGCATTCCGGTGCTCGCCGCGCTGCGGCCCGAACAGCCCGAGTAA
- a CDS encoding CGNR zinc finger domain-containing protein, translating to MAAHSGDVELVIEFLNTFDLEEGTDVLLTRHEWHAWAHDRHLTPDPLPEAMRLRAGLRAAIGDDTVHIEERPGEQSAVPVGIVLTEHGPDLTASTAAGAVFAAAARIAIRGDWRRFKICPAHTCRWAFFDNSRNRSRTWCSMAVCGNREKARAFRKRSGGDATRP from the coding sequence GTGGCGGCGCACTCGGGCGATGTCGAGCTCGTGATCGAATTCCTCAACACCTTCGACCTGGAGGAAGGCACCGACGTGCTGCTCACCCGGCACGAGTGGCACGCGTGGGCACACGACCGGCACCTCACGCCCGATCCGCTGCCGGAGGCCATGCGACTCAGGGCCGGATTGCGCGCCGCGATCGGGGACGACACCGTTCACATCGAGGAGCGACCCGGCGAGCAGTCCGCCGTTCCGGTCGGAATCGTGCTGACCGAGCATGGCCCCGACCTGACCGCGTCGACGGCGGCGGGAGCGGTGTTCGCGGCCGCGGCGAGGATCGCCATCCGAGGCGACTGGCGACGATTCAAGATCTGCCCGGCCCACACCTGCCGGTGGGCGTTCTTCGACAACTCCCGCAACCGCTCTCGCACCTGGTGCTCGATGGCGGTGTGCGGGAACAGGGAGAAAGCCCGCGCCTTCCGCAAGCGGTCGGGCGGGGACGCGACTCGCCCCTGA
- a CDS encoding VOC family protein translates to MSAPTQATEPRSITLGAVALDCPEPYRLAGFYGSLLGWKIQEGDKPDDDWVTLVNPDGGTDICFQRDPEYKPSTWPSRERQQMLHLDFHIPDLLAERERVLALGATLLDDKPERFHVYADPDGHPFCLCS, encoded by the coding sequence ATGAGTGCACCGACGCAGGCAACCGAGCCGAGGTCGATCACACTGGGGGCTGTCGCGCTGGACTGTCCCGAGCCCTACCGGCTCGCCGGGTTCTACGGCTCACTGCTCGGCTGGAAGATTCAAGAGGGAGACAAACCGGACGACGACTGGGTCACGCTCGTCAATCCCGACGGTGGCACCGACATTTGTTTCCAGCGCGACCCCGAGTACAAGCCGTCCACCTGGCCTTCTCGCGAGCGCCAGCAGATGCTGCACCTCGATTTCCACATTCCGGATCTGCTGGCCGAGCGGGAAAGGGTCCTCGCGCTGGGTGCGACCCTGCTCGACGACAAGCCCGAGCGGTTCCACGTCTACGCCGATCCCGACGGGCACCCGTTCTGCCTGTGCTCCTGA
- a CDS encoding mandelate racemase/muconate lactonizing enzyme family protein encodes MRITGIKATPVAVPYRHEEHWAFGRRLGCVSVLIELTTDDGIVGVGEAAAYPSADIVLAVLDSIKSLVIGEDPFSIERLVRRIELVGTWHHVRATSPAIAAVEMACWDIVGKSCAQPLVNLLGGRFRDRVECFYYVAAGSPDDVASEAELATRTGFGTCYLKVGSDNPHLDIDRVEASRAGAGPEAKLRIDANEAWSPGSAVRMIRELGRFGLELVEQPVSGRNLSEMAYVRNRSEVPLLANEASWTRSDQLAVIRAGAADAVSVDNQLDGGLLNVKRSAGLCEAAGLPVVKHSLGELGIALAAAVHTIAATPNFTYANQAYGALLSDDVTVGFGGGIDSYDEGCLPVPTKPGLGVTLDQDRIERYARLYRTRGSEFAFTDSAATKQSRALPKF; translated from the coding sequence ATGCGCATCACGGGCATCAAAGCGACCCCGGTCGCCGTTCCGTACCGGCATGAGGAGCACTGGGCGTTCGGCAGGCGGCTCGGCTGCGTGAGCGTACTGATCGAGCTGACGACCGACGACGGGATCGTCGGAGTCGGCGAGGCGGCGGCCTATCCCTCTGCCGACATCGTGCTCGCCGTACTCGACAGCATCAAGAGCCTGGTGATCGGCGAGGACCCGTTCTCGATCGAACGGCTCGTGCGCCGGATCGAGCTCGTCGGGACGTGGCACCACGTGCGGGCGACAAGCCCCGCGATCGCGGCCGTCGAAATGGCCTGCTGGGACATCGTCGGCAAGAGCTGCGCGCAACCGCTGGTAAACCTGCTCGGCGGACGCTTCCGCGACCGCGTCGAATGCTTCTACTACGTCGCGGCCGGCAGCCCGGACGACGTCGCCTCCGAAGCGGAGCTGGCGACGAGGACCGGCTTCGGCACCTGTTATCTCAAGGTCGGGTCCGACAATCCCCACCTTGACATCGACAGGGTCGAGGCGTCGCGCGCCGGCGCAGGGCCCGAAGCGAAACTCCGAATCGACGCCAACGAAGCGTGGTCGCCAGGCTCAGCCGTGCGGATGATCAGGGAACTGGGGCGGTTCGGGCTCGAACTCGTCGAACAACCCGTGTCCGGGCGCAACCTGAGCGAGATGGCCTACGTGCGCAACCGCAGCGAGGTGCCGTTGCTTGCCAACGAGGCGAGCTGGACGAGGTCCGACCAGCTCGCCGTCATCAGGGCCGGTGCCGCCGACGCGGTGTCCGTTGACAACCAGCTCGACGGCGGCCTGCTGAACGTGAAGCGCTCAGCAGGACTGTGCGAGGCCGCTGGGCTTCCAGTCGTGAAGCACAGCCTCGGCGAGCTGGGTATCGCGTTGGCTGCCGCCGTGCACACGATTGCGGCAACCCCGAACTTCACCTACGCGAACCAGGCGTACGGCGCGCTGCTCTCCGACGACGTCACGGTCGGCTTCGGCGGCGGCATCGATTCCTACGACGAAGGCTGCCTGCCCGTTCCCACGAAACCGGGCCTCGGCGTGACCCTCGATCAGGACCGGATCGAACGCTACGCCCGGCTGTACCGCACGAGGGGAAGCGAATTCGCGTTCACGGACAGCGCGGCGACCAAGCAATCGCGAGCCCTTCCCAAGTTCTGA
- a CDS encoding LysR substrate-binding domain-containing protein, whose product MLTEAARVLVEHTEVVLADLEKAEAAVAELASTVGGTLALAAFPTAARALAPGAIALCGNAHPGLRVTLAELPTPEALDAVKAGTIDIALSYGYNLLPRQRDAGIEVVPLLTEPLLAALPAGFRDRGSPIALAELTEPRLTRTVSAAIRAGSAKQPSIEAMLAALRTTAAERHRYA is encoded by the coding sequence GTGCTCACGGAAGCGGCGCGAGTACTCGTCGAGCACACCGAAGTGGTGCTCGCCGACCTCGAAAAGGCGGAAGCCGCCGTCGCCGAGCTGGCTTCCACGGTCGGGGGCACGCTGGCTCTGGCCGCGTTCCCCACTGCCGCCAGAGCGCTCGCTCCCGGCGCCATCGCGCTGTGCGGCAACGCCCATCCGGGGTTGCGCGTGACCCTCGCCGAGTTGCCGACACCGGAAGCCCTCGACGCGGTGAAGGCAGGAACGATCGACATCGCGCTCAGCTACGGCTACAACCTGCTTCCCCGGCAACGCGATGCCGGTATCGAGGTCGTTCCGCTGCTGACCGAGCCGTTGCTGGCGGCGCTTCCCGCTGGTTTCCGCGATCGTGGTTCGCCGATCGCCCTCGCCGAACTCACCGAACCGAGGTTGACGAGAACCGTGTCTGCCGCCATCAGAGCGGGCAGCGCGAAGCAGCCGTCGATCGAGGCCATGCTCGCGGCGTTACGGACGACAGCGGCGGAGCGGCACCGGTATGCGTAA